The sequence AACAAacgaaacaaacaattaaacaaaaaggCCCTTTTCAGGGCCGCaaaagtatcgttgaatttgttgttgttaaaaCCGTTTCTGATGTCACTTATCGTGTCGACCGTTCattatgcatgcatgcatgcatgcagcacacacacacacacacacacacacacacacacacacacacacacacacacacacacacacacacacacacacacactcacacTTGACTCTTCtctctttatctttttttttttcaacaaaacaaacacaattttCGCACGTCCAGTCACTTCCAAGACGTAAAAACTTTGTTAAATTTGACTTCACACCCGACACTGGCCACCTCCTCAcgttacttaatattatgatattgtCTCCTCAGTAATCTggatccatccatccatccatccatccatctccCGCCGCCGACGACACTCTatacactgactgactgactgacctaataaaaatattgcaactgCCACTGCCACTGCACACACCGCACATCAATTAGTAGGTAGTATGTAGACGATATTACGACGCACATAATGCACtagttaggtaggtaggtaggtaggtactcgttacaacaacaaaaacaaaaaaaaaaaacactccgCATCCCCGCATTCTTTTCTCTCGCCCGACTGCccgactattatttatttattatcatataataattacacaaatataataataattacatgcTTTTACATCGAGAAAGAGACTAGACGCTCGCTCTCCGAGAGCTCGCACTTTGCGTGTTTTACCAACGTGGACTTGACAAGCTTcaaaattgtcaaatataatatttatacatatgaaatattaacaaGGGTGAACAATGATATCTTAGCTTTTTATCTGGGGACACTAATTGCGTACATTATTaggttttataatgaaaaacaacTTTTGAACATGACCCGAGCTCTGGTCCGATATATTACTGTGAAAATAAACGTCTATAACTCGGGATCACTATTCATCGGTGTGATTAAAATCACACGTGCACGTGGATAAACtcaataatatacattatacgTGTTCAATGTGCCTTCATAGCgcattattattatggaaaattaatattttccgaACTTAGTTAGTGAAAAGTTGGAAGCTCTCGTATGAGAAAACGTTTCGCGGCACACCGGTTCTCGTTACGGTATTACTCGATGCGAACGAAATGTTCGCACGCGCCCGTCGAGTCGACTTTAACAACACTGTTCATTTAACAATTcccgtgtttgtttgtttgcgcGTGTGTGttaagtgaaataaataaatattaacaatatgGCAGACACAGCTGTAGCTTCCGAGGCACCGGCACCGGCTACGCCGGCGAAGAAGCAGCCTAAGGCGTCTGCCGCGGCGGGCGGTGTCAAGAAGGCGAAAGCCAAACCGACCCACCCGAAGACATCGGAGATGGTCAACAGCGCCATCAAGGAGTTGAAGGAGAGGAGCGGATCGTCCCTGCAGGCCATTAAGAAATACATAGCGGCCCAATACAAAGTCGACGCCGAGAAATTGGCACCGTTCATAAGGAAATATTTGAAGAGCGCCGTCGAATCCGGAGCACTGATCCAGACCAAGGGCAAAGGTGCGTCGGGATCGTTCAAATTGGAATCCAAATCGTCATCGTCCAAGAAACCGGCCGGCGGTGCGGCGGGCACCAAGAGGTCCGCGTCCGCGGCCGGCGCCAAATCGAAGAAGGGATCCGCCGCGTCCGCGTCCGCCTCCAAGGCGAAGAAGGCCGCCTCCGCCGGCGGCGGTGCGTCTTCGTCGCCGTCGAAGGCTGCCGGCGGCAAGGCGGCCTCGTCCGCCGCCACCGCTAAGGACAAGAAGGCTGCGGCCGCGGCCAAGAAGAAGCCAGCGGCGGCCAAGAAGGCCGCGACGGCCGCGCCCGCGAGGGCCAAGGCCGCTGCCGCGCCGAAGGCGAAGAAAACTGCCAAACCCCCT is a genomic window of Amyelois transitella isolate CPQ chromosome 28, ilAmyTran1.1, whole genome shotgun sequence containing:
- the LOC132903693 gene encoding histone H1B-like yields the protein MADTAVASEAPAPATPAKKQPKASAAAGGVKKAKAKPTHPKTSEMVNSAIKELKERSGSSLQAIKKYIAAQYKVDAEKLAPFIRKYLKSAVESGALIQTKGKGASGSFKLESKSSSSKKPAGGAAGTKRSASAAGAKSKKGSAASASASKAKKAASAGGGASSSPSKAAGGKAASSAATAKDKKAAAAAKKKPAAAKKAATAAPARAKAAAAPKAKKTAKPPTKKPKAPKPKKAATTPKKPAAKKAAASKK